In Dromiciops gliroides isolate mDroGli1 chromosome 4, mDroGli1.pri, whole genome shotgun sequence, one DNA window encodes the following:
- the LOC122726469 gene encoding 60S ribosomal protein L7-like 1, which translates to MVEPEPRKKIPLVPENLLKKRKACQALKATQAKQALLEKRKRKKRGHLKFRRLESFVHEPHRIVRAVARFRRLDSKPGCFVLKDTHRLAFVVRMERINGVSSLVTKTIQELHLKKMCSGVLVQMTPASLKKLRTIEPYVAWGYPNLKSVRELILNRGQTWINNKKVSLTDNTLIEECLGKFGIIYLEDIIHEICSVGEHFSQVSRFLCPFPLSVACHAAKNKVGFVKEMGKPGYRGESINKLIWQLN; encoded by the coding sequence ATGGTGGAACCTGAACCCAGAAAAAAGATTCCTTTGGTCCCAGAGAACCTCCTGAAGAAGAGGAAAGCCTGCCAAGCACTCAAAGCCACTCAGGCTAAGCAGGCGCTTTTGGAAAAGAGGAAGCGAAAGAAAAGGGGTCACCTCAAATTCAGGCGGCTGGAATCATTTGTCCATGAGCCCCATCGGATCGTCCGTGCTGTAGCTCGTTTCAGGCGCCTTGATTCCAAGCCTGGGTGCTTTGTGCTAAAGGACACACACCGTCTGGCTTTTGTGGTCCGTATGGAAAGGATTAATGGAGTGAGTAGCCTGGTGACTAAAACAATACAGGAGCTTCATCTGAAGAAAATGTGTAGTGGCGTATTGGTTCAAATGACCCCGGCTTCGTTAAAGAAACTTCGAACTATAGAGCCTTATGTAGCTTGGGGGTATCCTAACCTAAAATCTGTCCGTGAACTCATTCTGAACCGAGGACAAACCTGGATAAATAATAAGAAAGTCTCCCTAACAGATAATACTCTGATTGAGGAATGTCTAGGGAAGTTCGGTATCATTTACCTGGAAGATATCATCCATGAAATCTGCTCAGTGGGAGAGCATTTCTCTCAGGTCTCGAGGTTCTTGTGTCCTTTCCCCTTATCTGTGGCCTGCCATGCTGCCAAGAATAAAGTGGGCTTTGTCAAGGAAATGGGCAAACCTGGCTACCGAGGTGAAAGCATCAATAAGCTCATTTGGCAGCTGAACTAG